One stretch of Oncorhynchus clarkii lewisi isolate Uvic-CL-2024 chromosome 1, UVic_Ocla_1.0, whole genome shotgun sequence DNA includes these proteins:
- the LOC139419798 gene encoding thromboxane A2 receptor: MNLSNETTPQCFSINNPPFNFPHTIASVYFSTVFSPLGLTFNLIAFVVLLKSFQRTHSRSRSSFLVFLCGLVVTDFMGLLVTGIIVITFHFTQFNWRRLDPHCHFCNYMGMSMVFYGLCPLLLGATMAVERFVGINRPFARSTSMTKSRAVCIVLMVWAVAGCISLLPLVGVGSYHMQIPGSWCFFNISSKASDMVFCLLFSLVGLLSIAVSFLLNTVSVVTLVKVCCGQDSMQRRRDYEVEMMVQLIWIMMIATICWCPLLVFIAQTVLSESPLQVRNLLLFIRFATWNQILDPWVYILFRRAVLKRLYPNWDWSRGSIRTLYPASFVGTIRRFTRSSLGGDVLGGGERRVSVETQSFNVKAPPSSP, from the exons ATGAACCTCTCCAACGAGACGACTCCACAGTGCTTCTCCATCAACAATCCCCCCTTCAACTTCCCCCACACCATTGCTTCCGTCTACTTCTCCACTGTGTTCAGCCCTCTGGGCCTCACCTTCAACCTCATCGCCTTTGTGGTCCTCCTCAAGTCCTTCCAGCGCACGCATAGCCGCTCGCGCTCCTCCTTTCTCGTCTTCCTCTGCGGCCTGGTGGTCACCGACTTCATGGGCCTCCTGGTCACCGGCATTATCGTGATCACCTTCCACTTCACCCAGTTCAACTGGCGCCGCCTGGACCCGCACTGCCACTTCTGCAACTACATGGGCATGTCCATGGTCTTCTACGGCCTGTGCCCGCTGCTGCTGGGCGCCACCATGGCTGTGGAGCGATTCGTGGGCATCAACCGGCCGTTCGCCCGCTCGACCAGCATGACCAAGTCGCGGGCCGTGTGCATAGTGCTGATGGTGTGGGCGGTAGCGGGATGCATCTCACTACTGCCCCTGGTGGGTGTGGGGAGCTACCACATGCAAATACCAGGCTCCTGGTGCTTCTTCAACATTAGCTCTAAGGCTAGCGACATGGTCTTCTGTCTACTCTTCTCTCTGGTCGGGCTGCTGTCCATAGCCGTGTCCTTCCTGCTCAACACGGTGAGCGTGGTGACCCTGGTCAAGGTGTGCTGCGGCCAGGACAGCATGCAGCGTCGCCGCGACTACGAGGTGGAGATGATGGTGCAGCTCATCTGGATCATGATGATCGCTACCATCTGCTGGTGCCCCCTGCTG GTGTTTATTGCGCAGACTGTGTTGTCAGAGAGCCCACTTCAGGTCCGCAACCTGCTGCTCTTCATCCGTTTCGCCACCTGGAACCAGATCCTGGACCCCTGGGTGTACATCCTGTTTCGGCGCGCCGTCCTTAAGCGCCTCTACCCCAACTGGGACTGGTCCCGGGGCTCCATAAGGACCCTGTACCCGGCCTCCTTCGTCGGCACCATCCGCCGGTTCACCCGTTCTTCCCTGGGCGGTGATGTCCTGGGGGGTGGCGAAAGGCGCGTGTCAGTCGAAACCCAGTCATTTAACGTGAAGGCTCCACCTTCATCGCCTTGA